From the genome of Sulfurovum sp. NBC37-1, one region includes:
- the queC gene encoding 7-cyano-7-deazaguanine synthase QueC, with amino-acid sequence MGKKAVCIISGGMDSALSAKIAQEEGYEIIALHFNYGQRTRNKELECFRKITQELNASESYEIDLDFFEQIGASALTDKSIDVPIGGLEEGVPVTYVPFRNGIFLSIAAAIAEKHGAEALFIGVVEEDSSGYPDCRESYIEQMQKAINLGTKDETNIEIKMPLVSLRKSQIVQKAIELGVPLEDTWSCYQAEDAACGVCDSCRLRLRGFEVAGVKDPIAYRK; translated from the coding sequence ATGGGTAAAAAAGCAGTCTGTATTATATCGGGAGGCATGGACAGTGCTCTAAGTGCAAAGATCGCGCAGGAAGAGGGCTATGAGATTATTGCCTTGCATTTTAACTATGGACAGCGTACCCGGAACAAAGAGCTGGAATGTTTCCGAAAGATCACTCAGGAGCTGAATGCCTCGGAATCTTACGAGATCGATCTTGATTTCTTTGAGCAGATCGGTGCCTCGGCACTGACGGACAAAAGTATTGACGTTCCTATCGGAGGGCTGGAAGAAGGTGTGCCGGTGACCTATGTGCCTTTCAGAAACGGCATCTTCCTCTCCATTGCTGCGGCTATTGCAGAGAAACATGGGGCTGAAGCACTCTTCATCGGTGTGGTCGAAGAGGACAGTTCCGGTTATCCGGACTGTCGTGAAAGCTACATTGAACAGATGCAAAAAGCGATCAACCTGGGTACGAAAGATGAGACGAACATCGAGATAAAGATGCCTCTTGTCTCACTGAGAAAGAGCCAGATCGTACAAAAAGCCATTGAGCTGGGTGTTCCCCTTGAAGATACATGGAGCTGTTATCAGGCGGAAGATGCAGCCTGCGGTGTCTGCGACAGCTGCCGCCTGCGTCTGAGAGGGTTTGAAGTTGCCGGAGTAAAAGACCCTATAGCATACAGAAAGTGA
- a CDS encoding ROK family protein — MSKLYIDIGGTYLRSELLKNGKTFKEKVSSRGISLSEYLEQKLGAYPDIAEIGISFAGQVDHGKIVSSPNIAVKEYDIKKYIEKKYPVSLKIDNDLNCAMLAEKEDIKRKNMALLYIGTGMGSAVLEQGEIVRGERNLAYEIGHVPFKKAPFRCGCGKDNCLELFSSGSGLKKWYTYYGLPQMTLEELRKSKDKYAKKIYQNFQEGLFRAAATLVTLANPKVLVLGGGVVSANHFLKEKVEKKIGKYALASNLEGLEIKLSQLKNASIEGAKQL, encoded by the coding sequence GTGAGCAAACTCTATATAGATATAGGCGGAACCTACCTGAGAAGCGAACTGCTTAAAAATGGAAAAACATTCAAAGAGAAAGTGTCAAGCCGGGGGATATCTTTGAGCGAATACCTCGAACAAAAGTTAGGAGCCTATCCTGACATAGCAGAGATCGGGATCTCCTTTGCCGGTCAGGTAGACCATGGAAAGATAGTTTCCTCTCCGAATATTGCAGTTAAAGAATATGATATTAAAAAATATATTGAAAAGAAATACCCGGTATCCCTGAAAATAGACAATGATCTCAACTGTGCGATGCTCGCAGAAAAAGAGGATATAAAGAGAAAAAATATGGCACTGTTATACATAGGTACAGGTATGGGGTCCGCCGTTCTGGAGCAGGGTGAAATTGTAAGGGGTGAGCGAAATCTGGCATATGAGATAGGGCATGTACCTTTTAAAAAGGCACCGTTCCGGTGCGGCTGCGGCAAAGACAACTGTCTGGAGCTTTTCAGCAGCGGCAGCGGGTTGAAAAAGTGGTATACCTATTACGGACTCCCCCAAATGACTTTGGAAGAATTGAGAAAGTCTAAAGACAAGTATGCGAAGAAGATATATCAGAACTTTCAGGAAGGTCTGTTCCGGGCGGCTGCTACACTTGTGACGCTGGCAAATCCGAAAGTCCTGGTACTTGGCGGAGGTGTCGTTTCTGCCAATCATTTTTTGAAAGAGAAGGTAGAAAAGAAGATCGGAAAATATGCGCTGGCCTCAAACCTGGAAGGCTTGGAGATAAAGCTGAGTCAATTAAAAAATGCATCAATAGAAGGAGCAAAACAATTATGA
- a CDS encoding calcium/sodium antiporter: protein MNFVIFVIAMGALIWGAELIIKQSEKIALKFNIPEFIIGATLIALGTSLPEMAASIAASMNHKPEIAISNVIGSNILNITLVLASVFLIARNISPKRDFFAKDSTWALVPVLVFILMILDGVISRFDAVLLLLLMGAYLLFLLQDAQSIPLEDLDEIDVSHFSWAATIPVLVGAFILVIVGAHFTVESASEIAKSFGISEWVIGIVMISLGTSMPELVVSISAAMKGKVDMAIGNIIGSNLANTTVVLGSAALANPMPINASAYLFDISTMIVATLILVFLTANKLYTKSAGISLVIILGLFLNNTIQSM, encoded by the coding sequence ATGAATTTTGTCATTTTTGTCATTGCGATGGGTGCGCTCATCTGGGGCGCTGAACTCATCATCAAACAGAGTGAGAAGATCGCACTCAAGTTCAATATACCTGAGTTCATCATCGGGGCGACACTGATCGCACTTGGAACTTCCCTGCCTGAAATGGCAGCAAGTATCGCGGCAAGTATGAACCATAAGCCGGAGATCGCCATCTCCAACGTGATCGGAAGCAACATACTGAACATCACCCTGGTACTCGCAAGTGTGTTTCTCATTGCCAGAAATATCAGCCCCAAGCGGGATTTCTTCGCCAAGGACAGTACCTGGGCACTGGTACCCGTCCTGGTCTTCATCTTGATGATCCTCGATGGTGTCATCTCACGTTTTGATGCCGTACTGCTTCTGCTGCTCATGGGTGCCTATTTGCTCTTTTTACTCCAGGATGCCCAAAGTATCCCTCTTGAGGACCTCGATGAAATCGATGTAAGTCATTTCTCCTGGGCGGCGACGATCCCTGTACTTGTCGGTGCATTCATACTGGTGATCGTCGGCGCACATTTTACGGTAGAGAGTGCTTCAGAGATCGCTAAAAGTTTCGGCATCTCCGAGTGGGTCATTGGTATTGTCATGATCTCTCTGGGAACTTCCATGCCCGAACTTGTCGTCAGTATCTCGGCTGCCATGAAAGGAAAGGTCGATATGGCCATCGGTAATATCATCGGCTCGAACCTCGCCAATACAACCGTGGTGCTTGGCTCAGCAGCATTAGCAAATCCCATGCCCATCAATGCATCTGCCTATCTTTTCGATATCTCTACGATGATCGTGGCCACACTGATCCTGGTCTTTCTTACCGCTAACAAACTGTACACCAAATCCGCCGGTATCAGCCTGGTGATCATTCTAGGACTCTTTCTGAATAATACCATACAAAGTATGTAA
- a CDS encoding glycogen synthase codes for MKVLFASSEIYPYSKSGGLGDVAHSLPLALKEQCRIISITPLYRFIDRKKFRLNSPGTVCTMSIAGKSYTYELFRSEESDTLFVYNDVLCESEALYGYDNDALRFGLFSHIIADVARKMKVDIVHLNDWHTALAALLLKDDRVKTVFTIHNLAYQGIFDKKVLKKLAIDKKYFTMEGLEFYGKANFMKAGIAYSDKITTVSPTYAKEILTEAYGCGLDGFLKKHKKKLKGILNGIDTTFFNPQRDSTIYVNFDAAHIENKVKNKKEYYKKLGIKKREKPLFVFIGRLVEQKGISIIIDLLKDLSMEPLELVMLGEGEQETEKKLSILSGKYENIHYIKGYDEALSHRLYAAADFLLMPSLFEPCGLNQMIAAHYGAVPLVHSTGGLKDSVFEGKKKCIQGLVFDPFSKKECLAAIHRALTLYRDKKAYIKISTYDMQCDVSFNKSAKAYMKIYEALL; via the coding sequence ATGAAGGTCCTTTTTGCCAGCAGTGAGATCTACCCGTACTCCAAAAGCGGCGGACTGGGAGATGTGGCACATTCTCTACCGCTTGCACTCAAAGAGCAATGCCGTATCATCAGTATTACACCGCTCTATCGTTTTATAGACAGGAAAAAATTTCGTTTGAATTCTCCCGGTACCGTCTGCACGATGTCTATTGCCGGAAAGAGCTATACATACGAGCTTTTCCGGTCAGAGGAGAGTGATACCCTGTTCGTCTATAACGATGTTTTATGTGAATCCGAAGCGCTTTACGGATATGACAATGATGCACTGCGTTTCGGACTCTTTTCCCATATCATCGCTGATGTCGCCAGAAAGATGAAAGTCGATATCGTACATTTGAATGACTGGCATACCGCTTTGGCCGCATTGCTTTTAAAAGACGATCGCGTCAAAACCGTTTTCACGATACATAACCTTGCCTATCAGGGGATATTTGACAAAAAAGTGTTGAAAAAACTGGCTATCGATAAAAAATATTTTACGATGGAAGGTCTGGAGTTTTACGGGAAAGCCAATTTCATGAAGGCAGGGATCGCTTACAGCGACAAAATTACGACGGTCAGCCCCACCTATGCAAAGGAGATACTCACCGAGGCATACGGATGCGGCCTGGACGGATTTCTCAAAAAACACAAAAAAAAGCTCAAAGGAATACTGAACGGAATAGATACTACATTTTTCAATCCGCAGAGAGACAGTACCATTTATGTAAATTTTGATGCAGCCCACATAGAAAATAAGGTTAAAAATAAAAAAGAATACTACAAAAAGCTGGGTATTAAAAAGAGGGAGAAACCTCTGTTCGTTTTTATCGGCAGGCTGGTGGAGCAAAAAGGAATATCGATCATCATAGACCTGCTTAAAGATCTTTCAATGGAACCTTTGGAGTTGGTCATGCTTGGAGAAGGGGAGCAGGAGACAGAAAAAAAACTCTCTATACTGTCAGGTAAATATGAAAACATTCACTACATAAAGGGATATGATGAGGCACTTTCACACCGTCTGTACGCAGCGGCAGATTTTCTGCTGATGCCTTCACTGTTCGAGCCCTGCGGGCTCAACCAGATGATAGCTGCACACTACGGAGCCGTACCGTTGGTACACAGTACCGGAGGGTTAAAGGACAGTGTGTTTGAGGGAAAGAAAAAATGTATACAGGGATTGGTATTTGACCCTTTTTCCAAAAAGGAATGCCTTGCTGCCATCCACAGAGCTTTGACATTGTATCGGGACAAAAAGGCATACATTAAGATATCGACATATGACATGCAATGCGATGTTTCTTTTAACAAAAGCGCAAAAGCCTATATGAAGATCTATGAGGCTCTGTTGTGA
- a CDS encoding tRNA pseudouridine(13) synthase TruD, translating to MNHIKTYAYDHSPLHFDFNQTIERFFVEEIPLYDFTGTGNFLILKIKKTDMSTWKLVTVLAKATGLQERDIGYAGLKDKNATTIQYISLPKRYEKELNKNLTTERVEILERTYNKAPIKIGHLKGNRFSIVLHKINEKDAKFFNTTAKKMQVDGIPNYYGYQRFGEDSQSYLQGKEIAHSGKKLKGSKEKLLVSAYQSHLFNKWLASRVKLSAVIAKEKPDSAAKKLKYPPELVKVLAKQPQFFKLFLGDIIMPYPYGKPNYVKDMMQSALAFKQAKISPTGLLCGANAMRAKSDAYHLEEPFDDTELSSLKGDRRFAWIWPKEVETAYQKEQQKLIVDFYLPKGAYATTFLEEIGKFSLKS from the coding sequence ATGAATCACATTAAGACCTATGCCTACGACCATTCACCGCTTCACTTTGACTTCAATCAGACCATTGAACGTTTTTTCGTTGAGGAAATACCTCTCTACGATTTTACGGGAACAGGAAATTTTCTCATTCTCAAGATCAAAAAGACCGATATGAGTACCTGGAAACTCGTGACCGTTCTGGCAAAAGCAACCGGACTTCAGGAACGCGATATCGGGTATGCGGGTCTGAAAGATAAAAATGCCACAACCATACAGTACATCTCTTTGCCTAAAAGATATGAAAAAGAGCTCAACAAAAATCTGACGACCGAACGCGTGGAAATACTCGAACGTACCTATAACAAAGCTCCTATCAAAATAGGCCATCTCAAAGGAAACCGTTTCAGCATTGTATTGCACAAGATCAACGAGAAAGATGCGAAGTTCTTCAACACCACTGCCAAGAAAATGCAGGTAGACGGTATACCGAACTATTACGGCTACCAGCGTTTTGGAGAGGACAGCCAGTCCTACCTTCAGGGCAAGGAGATCGCGCACAGTGGGAAAAAGCTTAAAGGGAGCAAAGAGAAACTGCTTGTTTCCGCCTATCAGAGCCACCTCTTCAACAAATGGCTCGCTTCGCGCGTCAAACTTTCTGCAGTCATTGCCAAAGAGAAGCCTGACAGCGCTGCCAAAAAACTCAAATATCCTCCTGAGCTGGTCAAAGTACTTGCCAAACAGCCGCAGTTCTTCAAACTCTTTCTGGGGGATATCATCATGCCCTACCCTTACGGAAAACCAAACTATGTCAAAGATATGATGCAAAGCGCCCTGGCATTCAAACAGGCAAAGATCTCTCCGACAGGACTGCTCTGCGGTGCCAATGCCATGCGTGCCAAAAGTGACGCCTACCATCTCGAAGAGCCTTTTGACGATACGGAACTGAGTTCACTCAAGGGAGACAGACGTTTTGCCTGGATCTGGCCCAAAGAGGTCGAAACAGCATATCAGAAAGAGCAGCAGAAACTTATCGTGGACTTTTACCTTCCTAAAGGCGCTTATGCCACGACTTTCCTCGAAGAGATCGGGAAGTTCTCTCTTAAATCCTAA
- the galT gene encoding galactose-1-phosphate uridylyltransferase produces the protein MSEIRYDMLHDTYVVIAPDRLTRPNLFPAHSAALKDTTACPFCAGHESMTPPEIFVLKDVKGRWRTRVVPNLYKALAIEATDERKEEGIYEKIDGFGAHEIIVDTPEHVTDFDELSAVQMTDWLLTMRQRGNDLKKDSRLHYFTLFKNQGKNAGSTLPHVHTQLIALPVVPRKELQVLKHLYAYYREHGRSMFKDIVDYEREQKTRVVDESEHFLAYAPYGSQFAFEVIIMPKIELSDIGSCHDSLLAEAASLLKKVLSGLRRELREFDYNIYIQNPPFQKAYETEAFFDDIKNFYRFYIRVIPRLYQTGGFELQSSMTINPLAPEKAAGLLR, from the coding sequence ATGTCTGAGATACGTTACGATATGCTGCATGATACATATGTAGTCATTGCACCCGACAGACTGACCCGTCCCAATCTTTTTCCGGCCCATTCGGCAGCCTTGAAAGACACAACTGCCTGTCCCTTCTGTGCCGGACATGAATCGATGACACCACCTGAAATATTTGTATTGAAAGATGTCAAGGGCAGATGGAGAACCCGGGTGGTCCCCAACCTCTATAAAGCTCTTGCGATAGAAGCGACCGATGAGAGAAAAGAAGAGGGAATCTATGAAAAAATAGACGGTTTCGGTGCCCACGAGATCATTGTAGATACTCCTGAACATGTCACAGATTTTGATGAATTGAGCGCTGTACAGATGACCGACTGGCTCCTGACGATGAGACAAAGGGGTAACGATCTGAAAAAAGACAGTCGACTGCACTATTTTACCCTCTTTAAAAATCAGGGTAAAAATGCCGGTTCGACCCTTCCCCATGTACATACACAGCTTATAGCACTGCCGGTCGTTCCCAGAAAAGAGCTTCAGGTTCTGAAGCATCTTTATGCCTATTACAGAGAGCATGGACGAAGCATGTTCAAAGATATAGTAGACTATGAAAGGGAACAGAAAACCAGGGTAGTGGATGAGAGTGAGCATTTCCTGGCTTATGCCCCGTATGGTAGTCAGTTCGCTTTTGAAGTTATCATTATGCCCAAGATCGAACTGTCAGACATTGGTTCATGCCATGACAGCCTGCTTGCAGAGGCAGCTTCACTGCTTAAAAAAGTATTATCGGGTTTAAGAAGAGAGCTGAGAGAGTTTGACTATAATATCTATATACAAAATCCGCCTTTTCAAAAAGCATATGAGACAGAAGCGTTTTTTGACGATATCAAAAATTTTTACAGGTTTTATATACGGGTGATCCCCCGGCTGTATCAGACAGGAGGCTTCGAATTGCAGAGCAGTATGACGATCAACCCCTTAGCCCCTGAAAAAGCAGCAGGACTGCTGCGATGA
- the ybeY gene encoding rRNA maturation RNase YbeY yields the protein MHTIIELDNQTTLNVDIEALEKIAQSLTNREIELIITDNENIQELNREYRDRDNPTDVLSFPLETPFTEQSVFDIPLGTIVISADFVRERAKTYGHTEQDELKLLFIHGLLHLLGYDHETDEGEMRQKEREIIEEFGLPSSLIIRND from the coding sequence ATGCATACTATAATAGAACTGGACAATCAGACCACTTTAAATGTCGATATCGAAGCCCTCGAGAAGATCGCGCAGTCTTTGACCAACAGAGAGATAGAACTCATCATCACGGACAATGAGAACATACAGGAACTCAACCGGGAATATAGAGACAGGGACAATCCCACCGATGTTCTCAGTTTTCCGCTGGAGACACCCTTTACAGAACAAAGTGTCTTCGATATCCCGCTGGGGACGATCGTCATCTCGGCTGATTTTGTGAGAGAAAGAGCAAAGACATACGGCCATACAGAGCAGGACGAACTCAAACTGCTCTTCATACACGGACTCTTGCATCTGCTGGGATACGACCATGAAACGGATGAGGGCGAAATGCGCCAGAAAGAGCGGGAGATCATTGAAGAATTCGGTCTGCCTTCCAGTCTTATCATACGAAACGATTAA
- the glgB gene encoding 1,4-alpha-glucan branching protein GlgB codes for MLHTMHYDVSRFKPLDIYLFKEGTHTKLYEKFGSHFMRSKGRSGVYFAVWAPNAKRVSVVADFNAYDERAHPLKMRDDDSGIWEGFIENVKEYVTYKYHIVSNYHNIVNLKTDPYAKYCEKPSNSASVTYKLQGYRWKDSDWMERRADFNGHDKPMSIYEVHLGSWRRKVEEGNRYLTYSELADELVAYVREMGYTHVELMPITEYPFKGSWGYQVTGYFAPTARYGKPKEFMKLVDTLHRNGIGVILDWVPSHFVTDGHGLATFDGTCLYEHRDPRLGFQPQWGSAVFNYSRNEVRAFLISSASFWFEKYHIDGIRVDAVASMLYLDYGREAGEWLPNREGGRENLEAIDFLKQLNLSVYGEFKDIVMIAEESTAYPMVSKPVHLGGLGFGFKWNMGWMHDTLKYFALNPVYRQHHQDDLTFSIWYAFDENFVLPLSHDEVVHMKGSLINKMAGDDNQKFANLRALYTYMMAHPGKKLLFMGGEFAQYREWDYESSLDWHLLESPRHRGIHTMLKELNQLYKNEKALYQYDSEHAGFEWVERSDNLHNTISFFRKSDNVDETVIVVCNFADRTREDYRVAVPKEGKYKMIFNSQNSRYEGWSHDSESIYESEKHLAWDREDSISFTMPALGVVYFKLIVE; via the coding sequence ATGCTTCATACAATGCACTATGACGTGTCCCGGTTCAAGCCGCTGGATATCTATCTATTTAAAGAGGGAACCCATACCAAGCTTTATGAGAAATTCGGTTCCCATTTTATGAGAAGCAAAGGCAGGAGCGGTGTTTACTTTGCCGTCTGGGCTCCCAATGCCAAACGGGTCAGTGTCGTAGCCGACTTCAATGCCTATGATGAGCGGGCACATCCGTTGAAAATGAGAGACGATGACTCAGGGATATGGGAAGGCTTCATTGAAAATGTGAAGGAGTATGTGACATACAAATATCATATTGTCTCAAATTACCACAACATCGTAAACCTAAAGACGGATCCGTATGCCAAATATTGTGAAAAGCCCTCCAATTCGGCCTCTGTCACCTACAAGCTTCAAGGCTACCGATGGAAGGACAGTGACTGGATGGAGAGGAGAGCCGACTTCAATGGGCATGACAAACCTATGAGCATTTATGAAGTACATCTGGGTTCCTGGAGAAGAAAGGTGGAGGAGGGCAACCGCTACCTTACCTACAGCGAATTGGCAGACGAACTGGTTGCGTATGTCAGGGAGATGGGCTATACCCATGTAGAACTGATGCCTATTACGGAATACCCGTTCAAGGGTTCCTGGGGCTATCAGGTCACGGGATATTTTGCTCCGACGGCACGTTACGGAAAACCCAAAGAATTTATGAAACTGGTAGATACGCTGCACCGGAACGGCATAGGCGTGATACTCGACTGGGTACCCTCACACTTTGTCACGGACGGCCATGGCCTTGCGACATTTGACGGAACCTGTCTGTATGAGCATCGGGATCCCAGACTGGGGTTTCAGCCGCAGTGGGGCAGTGCGGTCTTCAATTACAGCAGGAATGAGGTACGTGCTTTCCTGATAAGCAGTGCTTCGTTCTGGTTCGAGAAGTATCATATCGACGGTATCAGGGTGGATGCTGTGGCTTCCATGCTTTATCTTGACTACGGTAGAGAAGCGGGGGAGTGGCTGCCCAACAGAGAAGGCGGCAGGGAAAATCTCGAAGCCATCGACTTTTTAAAACAGCTGAACCTGTCAGTGTATGGTGAATTCAAGGATATCGTGATGATCGCAGAGGAATCCACCGCCTATCCGATGGTCAGCAAGCCGGTCCATCTCGGCGGTCTGGGGTTCGGGTTCAAATGGAATATGGGATGGATGCACGATACGCTGAAATATTTTGCGCTGAACCCTGTCTACAGGCAGCATCATCAGGATGACCTGACCTTCAGCATCTGGTATGCGTTCGATGAAAATTTCGTACTGCCATTAAGCCACGACGAGGTCGTACATATGAAAGGTTCCCTGATTAACAAGATGGCGGGAGATGACAACCAGAAATTTGCGAACCTTAGAGCTTTATATACCTACATGATGGCGCATCCGGGTAAAAAACTGCTTTTCATGGGTGGAGAATTTGCCCAGTACCGGGAGTGGGACTATGAAAGCTCACTCGACTGGCATCTGCTTGAGAGTCCGAGACATAGAGGGATTCACACAATGTTGAAGGAGCTGAACCAGTTATATAAAAATGAAAAAGCCCTCTATCAGTATGATAGTGAACATGCCGGATTTGAATGGGTGGAACGCTCTGACAATCTGCACAATACCATCTCTTTCTTCCGAAAAAGCGACAATGTCGATGAGACGGTCATCGTGGTATGCAACTTTGCAGACAGAACGAGAGAGGACTATAGAGTTGCTGTTCCCAAGGAGGGTAAGTACAAAATGATCTTCAATTCGCAGAACAGCAGATATGAAGGGTGGAGTCATGACAGTGAAAGTATTTATGAGAGTGAAAAACATTTGGCGTGGGACAGAGAAGATTCTATCAGCTTCACTATGCCGGCACTCGGTGTTGTCTATTTCAAATTAATTGTAGAATGA
- the glgA gene encoding glycogen synthase GlgA: protein MKRKIRTLFVASEVVPFAKTGGLADVSGALPKALARLGSDIKVVMPRYYTIDKNTLEHIPMALGVDMGAMGELWAGVYRTYLPDSEVEIYFIDHEAFYGRSGLYHESEAYEDNDKRFVFLSKAALQLCRALNFKPDIVHANDWHTATLPILLKTSLHEDDFFKESASVLTVHNLQHQGVFGKELMNVLGVGWEHFTPMELEAMDNVNLLKGGITFCDALTTVSKKYAREIQTPEFGFGLDEHLRAHAHKLYGILNGIDYTEWNPSVDKYIAVNYDVDTLEKKKKCKQDLQKRFNLPQREDVPLIGFVGRFVTQKGIELIATVIDGLLEMDIQVVMLGNGEFWAENFFSQVAAGHPDKFGCYIGYSNELAHQIEAGSDLFLMPSLFEPCGLNQIYSLRYGTLPIVRATGGLDDTIVNYDPQTKEGNGFKFYHATPDALYHTVKWAVETYHQEKDDFLHMQKNAMREHFSWLDSGTAYLDIYKALYYHQKIQRYK from the coding sequence ATGAAAAGAAAGATCAGGACACTTTTTGTAGCGAGTGAAGTCGTACCCTTTGCTAAAACAGGGGGACTGGCTGATGTCAGTGGTGCTTTGCCGAAAGCTTTGGCCAGACTCGGGTCAGATATAAAGGTGGTCATGCCCCGCTACTATACCATAGACAAGAACACTCTGGAGCATATACCCATGGCACTGGGGGTCGATATGGGAGCTATGGGGGAACTTTGGGCCGGAGTCTACAGGACTTATCTTCCGGACAGTGAAGTCGAGATCTATTTTATCGATCATGAGGCCTTTTACGGCCGAAGCGGCCTTTACCATGAAAGTGAAGCCTATGAGGACAATGACAAACGATTTGTTTTTCTCTCAAAAGCCGCATTGCAGTTATGCCGGGCACTCAATTTCAAACCTGATATCGTCCATGCCAACGACTGGCACACTGCTACACTGCCAATACTGCTGAAGACTTCTTTGCATGAAGATGATTTCTTCAAAGAGAGTGCATCGGTGCTGACAGTGCATAATTTGCAGCATCAGGGAGTTTTTGGCAAAGAACTGATGAATGTACTTGGGGTAGGCTGGGAACACTTTACTCCCATGGAACTTGAAGCAATGGACAATGTCAATCTCCTCAAAGGCGGTATTACCTTCTGTGATGCTTTGACAACGGTCAGTAAAAAATATGCCAGGGAGATACAGACACCTGAATTCGGTTTCGGTCTCGATGAACATCTGAGAGCCCATGCCCACAAACTGTACGGCATACTCAACGGGATCGACTACACGGAGTGGAATCCTTCGGTAGACAAATATATTGCTGTGAACTATGATGTGGATACACTCGAAAAAAAGAAAAAATGCAAGCAGGATCTTCAGAAAAGATTTAATCTCCCCCAGAGAGAGGATGTCCCTCTTATCGGTTTTGTCGGTAGATTTGTCACACAGAAAGGCATCGAGCTGATCGCCACGGTCATCGATGGACTGCTTGAGATGGATATACAGGTCGTGATGCTGGGCAACGGAGAGTTCTGGGCAGAAAATTTCTTCAGTCAGGTAGCAGCCGGACATCCTGATAAATTCGGATGCTATATCGGATACAGTAACGAACTGGCCCACCAGATAGAAGCTGGGAGCGATCTTTTCCTGATGCCTTCACTGTTCGAGCCCTGTGGACTGAACCAGATCTATTCCCTGCGATATGGTACCTTGCCCATCGTCAGGGCCACGGGCGGACTGGATGATACGATCGTGAACTATGACCCCCAGACCAAAGAGGGCAACGGATTCAAGTTCTACCATGCCACTCCTGATGCCCTCTACCATACGGTAAAATGGGCAGTAGAGACCTATCATCAGGAGAAGGATGATTTCCTTCATATGCAGAAAAATGCTATGAGGGAACATTTCAGCTGGCTGGATTCGGGCACTGCGTATCTCGATATCTACAAGGCACTCTATTACCATCAAAAAATTCAAAGGTATAAATAA